Proteins from a genomic interval of Verrucomicrobium sp.:
- a CDS encoding ATP-binding protein — protein sequence MELCPPAFQETDRARLRADLVDKVLSWQMGPTGLVLYGDTGGGKTRTLWLLLRRLVVDEAIHVRVLSAFDFSAEASDAYRNGTEKAFVSTLAGSVGVLVIDDLGKAKITARVAEALFEIVDRRTAAGRPLIVTTNDVGERLKERFEDQNAAEPLLRRLREFCAAINFRR from the coding sequence GTGGAGCTGTGCCCCCCGGCGTTCCAGGAGACCGACCGCGCCCGCCTGCGGGCCGACCTGGTCGACAAGGTGCTGTCCTGGCAGATGGGCCCCACGGGCCTGGTGCTCTACGGCGATACCGGCGGCGGGAAAACCCGCACGCTCTGGCTGCTCCTGCGGAGGCTGGTGGTCGACGAGGCGATCCACGTTCGGGTTCTTTCGGCCTTCGACTTCAGCGCGGAGGCCAGCGACGCCTACCGCAACGGCACCGAGAAAGCGTTCGTCAGCACGCTGGCGGGAAGCGTCGGCGTCCTGGTGATCGACGACCTGGGCAAGGCGAAGATCACCGCCCGAGTGGCCGAGGCGCTTTTCGAGATCGTCGACCGGCGCACCGCCGCGGGCCGACCGCTCATCGTCACGACGAACGATGTCGGCGAACGCCTCAAGGAACGCTTCGAGGACCAGAACGCGGCCGAGCCTCTGCTCCGCCGACTCCGCGAGTTTTGTGCGGCCATCAATTTCCGCAGATGA